In Periophthalmus magnuspinnatus isolate fPerMag1 chromosome 9, fPerMag1.2.pri, whole genome shotgun sequence, the sequence ACTTTGTTTAATGATTCTCTCCAACGCCATGCTTTTTCACCGTGGGTCTGCAGGTGCACAGCTGTAGAGGCTGCGCACTTGATCTTGCAGCCTGTTTTTACGCACGGCCGCGGTGTGAAGGCTGCACACATGATCCTGCTGGTGTCACTTGTCTGAACGTGTCTTTCTCGTATTTTACATAAAGGTCTTTGTTTTGCAGGACGTTTCTAGGTCGGACAGGAGCAGGTACAGCTCAGAGCCAGGTGGAGATGGAGGACCTGTGGGTTGCAGTGCTGTGGGGGATGAAGATATGGCTGTACCTCATCATCAGCCTCATCATGGTCCCTGCTATGTTTGGGTTCTCACTGGGAATCTCTGAAACATACATGACTATACTGATTAAAACATTAGAGGTGCGTTTAGAGGTCTCTGTGTAGCATCAtatgacacaaaaaaacaaaacaatgcaatgtttttttttaatgtattttgcaGTGGGCCACGCTGAAACTACAAAAGGAAAAAGCAGATGAACAGACTCTTAAAACCAGCGCTTCAAATGGTGAGTAAAGTGCAAAACAATGATCTAAGAAAGACACATCACCCGTTTGCAGCTGTGGTTGTAAATGGAAAACTGCGTTCCACTACTGGCTTTATTGCAAGTGTTGGCAAGAAGATAAAAGTTTATAAAAAAAGATATTGGTTCGCCTGGCTACAGAATGTGCACATGCGAACAGCTAAAAATAATAGCTCTGCCGTGTAACTTGACCCTTCTTTGCTAAATATTCCCCACAGATTTACTCTGTCTTTGTATTACACATTTAACACTTGTTCATGGTGAATTTTACAACCAGCAAATGttagaaacaaaacattacacaacCAACATCAACAATTAAAATAttcagtgacatttatcctgtaCGGTCTTGTTTTGTGACAGTAGAGAGCCATTTTCATGTCATTTGAATAGAACACTACACAATTTGTCCATAACCACGTTGAACATTGTCCTGTGTGTTATCAGATAATGTTCATCAGCTAATCTTAGCCTGACTTTTACGCCGTCTGAAAGAACAGGCAGGGCATATTGCATAACTCTTACCTTTATTTGACATATAAAGTATATACTGTGAGTTTTAAACCTAAATTGAtcatgcattttgatttttttttttacatataaccCATAAAAAGCCAATATTTCTCTATCCTTTTTGATCTGACAtgatttatttgactttttactttCCGTGAGACATACGTAGCCCTTATCTGTCAGATGGTCATCCAGATAACACTCACACATCTGTCGAATTATGTTTGGTTTATAGGACTGATTCAGAGAGAAGACGGCTCTATGGAAAAAgaactggaggagctgaggcgCAGTCGGCCTAAACCTCCAGTTGGCGGCGATTTCACCCTAAGTGACTGTTTCTACTTCTCACGTAAAGGAATCGAGAGCATTGTTGAGGATGAGGTACATTTGGACAAAACATAAAgtctctgtatttgtttttaacctGTTTCAAGctggattatgtaacttttcaggtgcaGGGTCTGCTATCTGCTTACCTTCATGGGTATCACTTATTTACCTAGAACGTCCCACACTATGGTATTGGATTTGTGTATTTACAGGCCAAGATCTGCTGAGAGGCGAACCCCAGTCATAATAAGAATGTATGAAtgttttttagcaattaaaacgTCCATAATTGGATAAatatagatcagtttaatgtcattctgtggaacatttgagtcAAACCATAAGAAAGCAGATCATCCACCAGACAAATGTCAAAGTGCATGTTTAAATCTTTGCCTTTTAGACATAATTGATTTGTTATTGTTGGTTTGTTTCAGGTGACCCAGCGTTTTAGTTCAGAGGAGCTGGTGTCCTGGAACCTTCTGACTCGTACTAACAACGACTTCGAGTATATAAGCCTAAAATTAACACTGGTTTATGGTCTGGGCATTTTTGTTAGATATTGCATCCTCGCTCCTTTAAGGTATCGATTTtagtcattcattcattgtCTTGTCATTCACAGTCTGTTTTAGTGATCACTTTACTGGTTTCTCAGAATTACTTTAGCATGCATTGGCCTGACCTGGTTAGTAATCGGGACATCTGCAGTTGGATTCCTCCCAAACAGCAGGTAGAATGTAGAATTATTATACACAGATTGCTTGTGCTTTTCTGAAAATGAGTAAAACATGAattttctctttgtttacaGTGTTAAGTACTGGCTCAGTGAATGGGTTCATGTTATGTGCTACAGAATCTGTGCACGAGGACTTTCAGCCGCCATCCGCTATCACAACAGGTATATTTGTCCAGTTAATGGCCATCATTGATTTTTCATAAATTTAGGACagtgtttttgatatttttaaatgcCTCTACAGAGAAAACAAACCAAAGAAAGGTGGAATATGTGTTGCAAACCACACCACTCCGATCGACATAGTGATTTTGTGTAATGACGGGTGTTATGCTATGGTAAGTGGCTTTGTTTTTAGACTTTATTCATTAAATTTGCAGTACTTCTACATAA encodes:
- the agpat9l gene encoding glycerol-3-phosphate acyltransferase 3-like codes for the protein MEDLWVAVLWGMKIWLYLIISLIMVPAMFGFSLGISETYMTILIKTLEWATLKLQKEKADEQTLKTSASNGLIQREDGSMEKELEELRRSRPKPPVGGDFTLSDCFYFSRKGIESIVEDEVTQRFSSEELVSWNLLTRTNNDFEYISLKLTLVYGLGIFVRYCILAPLRITLACIGLTWLVIGTSAVGFLPNSSVKYWLSEWVHVMCYRICARGLSAAIRYHNRENKPKKGGICVANHTTPIDIVILCNDGCYAMVGQVHGGLMGIVQRAMVRSCPHVWFERAEMKDRHLVTKRLKDHVNDKTKLPILIFPEGTCVNNTSVMMFKKGSFEIGATIYPVAIKYDPKFGDAFWNSSKYSMVSYLLRMMTSWALVCNVWYLPAMHQQEGEDAVQFANRVKSAIAHQGGLVDLQWDGGLKRAKVKETFREQQQKKYSNMVVGDESSNSD